The Terriglobales bacterium genome includes a region encoding these proteins:
- a CDS encoding dipeptidase, protein MATAAASPAVSFARQNQQRFLSELKDLLRIPSISTLPEHKSDIQKAAEFVAKEMQRIGLEHVEIIPTEGHPLVYADWLHAAGEPTVLCYGHYDVQPPDPVEQWISPPFEPTERNQNIYARGAVDDKGQMYMHLKALEALMKTGNSKLPLNVRLLIEGEEEVGGEAIAKFVREHPERLKADFALISDTELFAPDLPTLCVGLRGMVYTELEAVGPMTDLHSGIYGGVAPNPMEALTRIISKLKDDKGHVLIPGFYKRVKKPSKDEMKAWKRLPFNVEHYRKTEVGSKVLTGEPGFNVFEKTWSRPTLEVHGMPGGFVGAGAKTVIPAKAAAKVSMRLVPDQRPQEVWKLYTNFVKKLVPKGIEVKFKQWSIADPIVVQTDNKYIRAASAAMKEIFHKDTVFIRSGGSIPIVADFEKSLKIPSVMMGFGLPDDNLHAPNEKFHIPNFHRGIESIIRFFELVGQHQ, encoded by the coding sequence ATGGCGACCGCCGCAGCTTCCCCCGCAGTCAGCTTCGCCCGTCAGAACCAGCAGCGCTTCCTGAGCGAACTCAAGGACCTGCTGCGCATTCCCAGCATCAGCACTCTTCCCGAGCACAAGAGCGACATCCAGAAGGCCGCCGAGTTCGTGGCCAAGGAGATGCAACGCATCGGTCTGGAGCACGTGGAGATCATCCCGACCGAGGGGCACCCGCTGGTGTATGCCGACTGGCTGCACGCCGCCGGCGAGCCCACGGTGCTCTGTTACGGCCACTACGACGTCCAGCCGCCCGACCCGGTGGAGCAGTGGATCTCCCCGCCCTTCGAGCCCACCGAACGCAACCAGAACATCTACGCCCGCGGCGCCGTCGACGACAAGGGGCAGATGTACATGCACCTGAAGGCGCTCGAGGCCCTGATGAAGACGGGCAACAGCAAGCTGCCGCTGAACGTGCGCCTGCTTATCGAAGGCGAGGAAGAGGTGGGCGGCGAAGCCATCGCCAAGTTCGTGCGCGAGCATCCCGAGCGGCTGAAGGCCGACTTCGCGCTCATCTCCGATACCGAACTCTTCGCTCCCGATCTGCCCACCCTGTGCGTCGGCCTGCGCGGCATGGTGTACACCGAACTGGAAGCGGTCGGCCCCATGACCGACCTGCACAGCGGCATCTACGGCGGCGTCGCGCCCAACCCTATGGAGGCGCTGACCCGCATCATCTCCAAGCTGAAGGATGACAAGGGACACGTGCTCATCCCCGGCTTCTACAAGCGCGTCAAAAAGCCCAGCAAAGATGAGATGAAGGCCTGGAAGCGCCTGCCCTTCAACGTGGAGCATTACCGCAAGACCGAGGTAGGCTCCAAGGTGCTGACCGGCGAGCCCGGCTTCAACGTCTTCGAGAAGACCTGGTCGCGGCCCACGCTGGAGGTCCACGGCATGCCCGGGGGCTTCGTAGGCGCCGGCGCTAAGACGGTGATCCCGGCGAAGGCGGCGGCCAAGGTCTCCATGCGCCTGGTCCCCGACCAGCGCCCGCAGGAGGTCTGGAAGCTGTACACCAACTTCGTCAAGAAGCTGGTGCCCAAGGGCATCGAGGTGAAGTTCAAGCAGTGGAGCATCGCCGATCCCATCGTGGTGCAGACCGACAACAAGTACATTCGGGCGGCCTCGGCGGCCATGAAGGAGATCTTCCACAAGGACACGGTGTTCATCCGCTCCGGCGGCTCCATCCCCATCGTGGCCGACTTCGAGAAGTCGCTGAAGATCCCCTCGGTGATGATGGGCTTCGGGCTGCCCGACGACAACCTGCACGCTCCCAACGAGAAGTTCCACATCCCCAACTTCCATCGCGGGATCGAGTCCATCATCCGCTTCTTCGAGCTGGTCGGTCAGCATCAGTAG
- the smc gene encoding chromosome segregation protein SMC, giving the protein MLKLKKLQILGFKSFCDRTEVKFPGDGIACIVGPNGCGKSNIADAISWVLGEQSAKTLRGSRMEDVIFAGTRERTATGMAEVSLTLVDPEQYEGNPAELEAGPEIEIRDQMPEDDWDEAGLRSRAARETEAAIQEVQPGQLEPEAEDEAGADLDPNPPAVVLKVRRRKLKAPELKSGVIVVTRRLFRTGESEYLLNGKLCRLRDIQDLFMGTGLGPESYAIIEQGRIGQILSSRPTDRRAILEEAAGITKFKTRKRLAELRLEQAQQNLARINDIFEEVTRQMNSLKRQASKAERYARLREEMRAKFRLVLASKFSQLEQDAHSLEAELERIAQEVQARNDSVTRLEAEHGAVTQRGYAIEGETTQGRDRLSAITRELDRGAAQQRHNQERCADLAARSATAQAESLQVLEQLGGLERERDQNRAVLESAAADVAAAQRESQAAQQAALAAAATLSELESRQEQLRVSVLEAVNAASSVRNQMAQAEEHLAALGREAQRQRDEITRSQAEIEACGGRRGQLALEFESASQRVAGLARQIAEARRELERKRAAEQESKVRLDGLRAEFASALGRRSSLEALVTEHGYSTESVKRLFQSGAVGRDFAPAGVLADFLEVEDQYEPVVEDFLRDELNYVVVKSWDAADQGLQLLRSDVDGRATFLVHPEDSQAKFSFVVDESRQAAPPSQSIVSLKDCIRVLNGFGKSLEVILPKLRNGYIVPDPKVGRELALENPDAFFLSRSGECFHNVTVTGGKQRSEGPLSLKRELRDLGRQIQEMENALRLEETRVATLGREIAALTSLLDKLEEEKREGEKLALTSGTGLEQLDSELARVGQRRETAGCDLKRIEEERVQQEVALAALRRELELAEKQRRELEQAIATVQESLGSLRSARDTAAQRASESLARLAALEERRAAAAGALGRIETLVAEVSGRVASLRAQMESAAAEQLQRQQENAHIAEQLVALAAEQQSMQARVAELQAESEALRQRLVQIELELKAERQALDAARDRRGEVSAQAAKLRSDSEHMAETCLNELGVTSEQLLADPAVPRVAGEQLAQEDAIYREMRAKLEAMGPVNMMALEEYNETAQRHGFLETQRNDLMESITNTQNAIREIDQVSRQKFQEAFEKINENFQATFRKLFGGGHAFMRLTDEENSAESGIDVVASPPGKKLQNVLLLSGGEKALTALSLLVGIFQYQPSPFCILDEVDAPLDETNIGRFTELVREMSAQTQFVLITHSKKTMSVAPVMYGVTMQEPGVSKLVSVRFGEEARA; this is encoded by the coding sequence GTGCTCAAACTGAAAAAGCTGCAAATCCTGGGCTTCAAGTCCTTCTGCGACCGCACCGAGGTCAAGTTCCCCGGCGACGGCATCGCCTGCATCGTGGGCCCCAACGGCTGCGGCAAGTCGAACATCGCTGACGCCATCTCCTGGGTGCTGGGCGAGCAGAGCGCCAAGACCCTGCGCGGCTCGCGCATGGAGGACGTCATCTTCGCCGGTACTCGCGAGCGTACCGCCACCGGCATGGCCGAGGTGTCGCTCACCCTGGTCGATCCCGAGCAGTACGAGGGCAATCCTGCCGAGCTGGAGGCCGGCCCCGAGATCGAGATCCGCGACCAGATGCCCGAGGATGATTGGGACGAGGCCGGGCTGCGCTCCCGCGCCGCCCGCGAAACGGAAGCCGCCATCCAAGAGGTGCAGCCCGGCCAGCTTGAGCCCGAAGCCGAGGACGAAGCCGGCGCCGACCTGGACCCCAACCCGCCTGCGGTCGTGCTCAAGGTGCGCCGCCGCAAGCTCAAGGCCCCGGAGCTGAAATCGGGCGTGATCGTGGTGACCCGCCGCCTGTTCCGCACCGGCGAGAGCGAGTATCTGCTCAACGGCAAGCTCTGCCGCCTGCGCGACATCCAGGACCTGTTCATGGGCACGGGGCTGGGGCCGGAATCCTACGCCATCATCGAGCAGGGGCGCATCGGTCAGATCCTCTCCAGCCGCCCCACCGACCGCCGCGCCATCCTGGAGGAGGCCGCCGGCATCACCAAGTTCAAGACGCGCAAGCGCCTGGCGGAGCTGCGCCTGGAGCAGGCACAGCAGAACCTGGCCCGCATCAACGACATCTTCGAGGAAGTCACCCGCCAGATGAACTCGCTCAAGCGCCAGGCTTCCAAGGCGGAGCGCTACGCGCGCCTGCGCGAGGAGATGCGCGCCAAGTTTCGCCTAGTGCTGGCCAGCAAGTTCTCGCAGTTGGAGCAGGACGCGCACTCCCTGGAGGCGGAGCTGGAGCGCATCGCCCAGGAGGTGCAGGCGCGGAACGACAGCGTGACCCGCCTGGAGGCGGAACACGGCGCCGTCACCCAGCGCGGTTATGCCATCGAGGGCGAAACCACGCAGGGGCGCGACCGTCTCAGCGCCATCACCCGGGAACTCGACCGCGGCGCCGCCCAGCAGCGTCACAACCAGGAGCGCTGCGCGGATCTGGCCGCACGCTCCGCCACCGCCCAGGCGGAATCACTGCAGGTCTTGGAGCAACTGGGCGGGCTCGAGCGGGAGCGCGACCAGAACCGCGCGGTGCTGGAATCGGCGGCCGCCGACGTGGCCGCGGCCCAGCGGGAGTCGCAGGCCGCGCAGCAGGCGGCCCTCGCGGCTGCCGCCACGCTGAGCGAGCTGGAGTCGCGGCAGGAGCAATTGCGGGTCAGCGTGCTGGAGGCGGTGAATGCCGCCTCCAGTGTGCGCAACCAGATGGCGCAGGCGGAGGAGCACCTGGCCGCCCTGGGGCGCGAGGCCCAGCGGCAGCGTGACGAGATCACCCGGTCGCAGGCCGAGATCGAAGCCTGCGGCGGGCGCCGTGGGCAGCTGGCCCTGGAGTTCGAGTCCGCGTCGCAGCGGGTGGCGGGCCTGGCCCGGCAGATCGCGGAAGCGCGCCGCGAACTGGAGCGGAAGCGCGCCGCCGAGCAAGAGTCCAAGGTGCGCCTCGACGGCCTGCGCGCCGAGTTCGCCTCCGCCCTGGGCCGCAGGTCCTCGCTCGAGGCCCTGGTGACCGAGCACGGCTACTCCACCGAGTCGGTCAAGCGGCTCTTCCAGTCGGGAGCGGTGGGCCGCGATTTCGCGCCCGCTGGCGTGCTCGCCGACTTCCTCGAGGTCGAGGACCAGTACGAGCCGGTGGTGGAAGACTTCCTGCGCGACGAGCTCAACTACGTGGTCGTCAAGTCCTGGGACGCCGCCGACCAAGGCCTGCAACTGCTGCGCAGCGACGTGGACGGCCGCGCCACCTTCCTGGTCCATCCCGAGGATTCGCAGGCCAAGTTCTCCTTCGTGGTGGACGAAAGCCGCCAGGCCGCGCCCCCCAGCCAGAGCATCGTCTCGCTCAAGGACTGCATCCGCGTGCTCAACGGCTTCGGCAAGTCGCTGGAGGTGATCCTGCCCAAGCTGCGCAACGGCTACATCGTGCCCGACCCCAAGGTGGGCCGCGAGCTGGCCCTGGAGAATCCCGACGCCTTTTTCCTCTCGCGCTCGGGCGAGTGCTTCCACAACGTGACCGTCACCGGCGGCAAGCAGCGCTCCGAGGGCCCGCTCTCCCTCAAACGGGAATTGCGCGACCTGGGCCGGCAGATCCAGGAGATGGAGAACGCGCTCCGTCTCGAGGAGACCCGCGTCGCCACCCTGGGCCGCGAGATCGCCGCCCTCACTTCCCTGCTCGACAAGCTGGAGGAGGAGAAGCGCGAAGGCGAGAAGCTGGCTCTGACCTCGGGCACCGGCCTGGAGCAGCTGGACTCCGAGCTGGCGCGCGTGGGGCAGCGCCGTGAGACCGCGGGGTGCGATCTGAAGCGAATCGAGGAAGAGCGCGTGCAGCAGGAGGTCGCGCTCGCCGCCTTGCGCCGGGAACTGGAGCTGGCCGAGAAGCAGCGCCGGGAGTTGGAACAAGCCATCGCCACCGTGCAGGAGAGCCTGGGCTCCTTGCGCAGCGCCCGGGACACCGCCGCGCAGCGCGCCTCCGAAAGCCTGGCGCGCCTGGCTGCCCTGGAAGAGCGCCGCGCCGCCGCCGCCGGGGCGCTGGGGCGCATCGAAACCCTGGTCGCGGAAGTCTCGGGGCGGGTGGCCTCTCTGCGCGCGCAGATGGAGTCTGCCGCCGCCGAGCAGCTCCAGCGCCAGCAGGAGAATGCCCACATCGCCGAGCAACTGGTCGCACTGGCCGCCGAGCAGCAGAGCATGCAGGCGCGCGTCGCCGAGCTGCAGGCGGAATCGGAGGCCCTGCGGCAGCGCCTGGTCCAGATCGAGCTGGAGCTGAAGGCCGAGCGCCAGGCTCTGGACGCCGCTCGCGACCGTCGCGGCGAAGTCTCCGCTCAGGCCGCCAAACTCCGTTCTGATTCCGAGCACATGGCCGAGACCTGCCTCAACGAGCTGGGCGTGACCTCCGAGCAGTTGCTGGCGGATCCTGCCGTGCCCCGGGTAGCCGGCGAGCAGCTCGCCCAAGAGGACGCTATCTATCGCGAGATGCGCGCCAAGCTGGAGGCCATGGGCCCGGTCAACATGATGGCCCTCGAGGAATACAACGAGACCGCGCAGCGCCACGGCTTCCTGGAGACCCAGCGCAACGACCTGATGGAGTCCATCACCAACACCCAGAACGCCATCCGCGAGATCGACCAGGTCTCGCGGCAGAAGTTCCAGGAGGCCTTCGAGAAGATTAACGAGAACTTCCAGGCCACGTTCCGCAAGCTCTTCGGCGGCGGCCACGCCTTCATGCGGCTCACCGACGAGGAGAACAGCGCCGAGAGCGGCATCGACGTAGTGGCCTCGCCTCCCGGCAAGAAGCTGCAGAACGTGCTGCTGCTCTCGGGCGGGGAGAAGGCGCTGACCGCGCTCTCCCTGCTGGTGGGCATCTTCCAGTACCAGCCCAGCCCCTTCTGCATCCTGGACGAGGTGGACGCGCCCCTGGACGAGACCAACATCGGGCGCTTCACCGAATTGGTGCGCGAGATGAGCGCGCAGACCCAGTTCGTGCTCATCACCCACAGCAAGAAGACCATGAGCGTGGCGCCGGTCATGTACGGCGTGACCATGCAGGAGCCCGGCGTCTCCAAGCTGGTGTCGGTGCGCTTCGGAGAAGAGGCGCGGGCCTGA
- a CDS encoding phosphoribosylaminoimidazolesuccinocarboxamide synthase, whose protein sequence is MPSTLDSVLLRTDFPELPLHASGKVRDVYRLDGQLLFVATDRISAFDFVLASGIPHKGRVLTQLSLFWFDFLKDLVPSHLITADVDGYPALLRPYVEQLRGRSMMVVRADMVPIECVARGYLSGSGWKEYKQSGEVCGIKLPAGLRESDQLPEPIFTPAIKATSGHDENISFEEMVKRTGPQLAETLRDLTLRVYRKAADYALTKGIIIADTKFEFGQGPAGLLLADEVLTPDSSRFWPADRYHPGRAQDSYDKQYVRDYLESIRWNKQPPAPGLPPEVAARTSEKYLEAYRRLTGRELET, encoded by the coding sequence ATGCCTTCAACCCTCGATTCCGTCCTGCTGCGCACCGATTTTCCGGAGTTACCACTGCACGCCAGCGGCAAGGTCCGGGACGTGTACCGCCTGGACGGGCAATTGCTCTTCGTGGCCACCGACCGCATCTCCGCCTTCGATTTCGTCCTGGCCAGCGGCATCCCCCACAAGGGCCGGGTGCTCACCCAGCTCTCCCTGTTCTGGTTCGATTTTCTGAAAGACCTGGTGCCCAGCCACCTGATCACGGCCGACGTGGATGGCTATCCGGCGCTGCTGCGCCCCTACGTGGAGCAGTTGCGCGGCCGCTCCATGATGGTGGTGCGCGCCGACATGGTTCCCATCGAGTGCGTGGCCCGCGGCTATCTCTCCGGTTCCGGCTGGAAGGAGTACAAGCAGAGCGGCGAGGTGTGCGGGATCAAGCTGCCGGCGGGGCTGCGCGAGTCCGACCAGCTGCCGGAGCCCATCTTCACCCCCGCCATCAAGGCCACCAGCGGCCACGACGAGAACATCAGCTTCGAAGAGATGGTCAAGCGCACCGGCCCCCAGCTGGCCGAGACTCTGCGCGACCTCACCTTGCGCGTCTACCGGAAGGCGGCGGACTATGCCCTGACCAAAGGCATCATCATCGCCGACACCAAGTTCGAGTTCGGGCAGGGGCCGGCGGGGCTGCTGCTCGCCGACGAGGTGCTCACCCCGGACTCTTCGCGCTTCTGGCCGGCCGACCGCTACCACCCGGGCCGGGCGCAGGATTCCTACGATAAGCAGTACGTTCGCGACTACCTGGAATCGATCCGCTGGAACAAGCAGCCGCCCGCCCCGGGGCTTCCTCCCGAGGTGGCGGCCCGCACCAGCGAAAAGTACCTGGAGGCCTACCGCCGCCTCACCGGCCGCGAACTGGAGACCTAG
- a CDS encoding CvpA family protein: MSGLDWVIVVTISLSVLLATAEGFFFEIFSLAGAVLGYLFAVWEYARWAPWFLPYVKSEAIAQWVSFLTIFFVVLLLAGMAGRIARWAGKAAGLRWFDRLLGAAFGLVRGVLIVTVLVLGLAAFSPGSTTLAASRLGGYFLVLAHGASWVAPRDLRARFREGVESLRRATAPGGPAASPGGAAGQPGQGSK; this comes from the coding sequence ATGAGTGGGCTGGATTGGGTCATCGTAGTAACGATTTCTTTGTCGGTGCTGCTGGCGACGGCAGAGGGCTTTTTCTTTGAGATCTTCTCCCTGGCGGGAGCGGTGTTGGGCTACCTGTTCGCCGTCTGGGAGTATGCGCGCTGGGCGCCGTGGTTTCTGCCTTACGTGAAGTCCGAGGCCATCGCGCAGTGGGTCAGTTTTCTGACGATCTTTTTCGTGGTCCTGTTGCTGGCCGGCATGGCGGGAAGGATCGCCCGCTGGGCCGGCAAGGCGGCGGGGTTGCGTTGGTTTGACCGGCTGCTGGGCGCGGCCTTTGGGTTGGTGCGCGGCGTGCTGATCGTGACCGTGCTGGTGCTGGGGCTGGCGGCATTTTCCCCGGGCTCCACCACCCTGGCGGCCTCGCGGCTGGGAGGCTACTTCCTGGTGCTGGCGCACGGGGCGAGCTGGGTGGCTCCCCGCGACCTGCGAGCGCGCTTTCGCGAGGGAGTGGAGTCCCTGCGCCGGGCGACGGCGCCGGGCGGGCCGGCGGCATCTCCCGGCGGTGCGGCAGGCCAACCCGGCCAGGGATCCAAATAG
- a CDS encoding helix-turn-helix domain-containing protein, translating to MKDQLEALIQQMVHSGILYSEAVREFKKRFILTVLQENNGNQCRAARELGMHRNTLSRTIAELKLDVRAVRNGARRPPHGVRPAGIEKKASR from the coding sequence GTGAAAGACCAGCTCGAAGCTCTTATCCAACAGATGGTGCACAGCGGCATCCTGTACTCGGAGGCGGTGCGCGAGTTCAAGAAGCGCTTCATCCTGACCGTGCTGCAGGAGAACAACGGCAACCAGTGCCGGGCGGCGCGCGAGCTGGGCATGCACCGCAACACCCTCAGCCGCACCATCGCCGAGCTCAAGCTGGATGTGCGCGCGGTGCGCAACGGCGCCCGCCGCCCGCCCCACGGGGTCCGCCCGGCCGGCATAGAGAAGAAGGCCAGCCGCTAG
- a CDS encoding SDR family NAD(P)-dependent oxidoreductase — MDIRKPLQGQVAVITGGGRGIGAAIAQTLIAMGALSVICGRSLAPLNQTAAHLRQGGGRCEAIACDLTELASVEALAAQVAERFGRLDILVNNAGVGGFGGPLHQMPPADWERVINTNLRGPYYCLRAFVPLMLRGGGGHIVNISSLAGKNALPNGAAYAASKWGLNGLCASVAEELRAFNIRVAVVCPGSTQTELSPHAGKDPGKMLQPEDVAHVVAMLVTQAPRSFASEIVLRPTQKP, encoded by the coding sequence ATGGACATTCGAAAGCCACTCCAAGGCCAGGTGGCGGTGATCACCGGCGGCGGCCGGGGCATCGGCGCCGCCATCGCCCAGACCCTGATCGCGATGGGCGCGCTCAGCGTGATCTGCGGGCGCTCACTGGCGCCCCTGAACCAGACCGCCGCCCACCTCCGCCAGGGCGGCGGCCGCTGCGAGGCCATCGCCTGCGACCTCACCGAGTTGGCTTCCGTCGAGGCCCTGGCCGCCCAGGTCGCGGAGCGCTTCGGCCGCCTCGACATCCTGGTCAACAACGCCGGCGTCGGCGGCTTCGGCGGCCCGCTCCACCAGATGCCCCCGGCGGACTGGGAGCGCGTGATCAACACCAACCTCCGCGGGCCCTACTACTGCCTGCGCGCCTTCGTACCTCTGATGCTGCGTGGCGGCGGAGGACACATCGTGAACATCTCCTCCCTCGCCGGCAAGAACGCGCTGCCCAACGGCGCCGCCTACGCCGCCTCCAAGTGGGGGCTGAACGGCCTGTGCGCCTCGGTGGCAGAGGAGTTGCGGGCGTTCAACATCCGCGTGGCCGTGGTCTGTCCCGGTTCCACCCAGACCGAACTCAGCCCGCACGCCGGCAAGGACCCCGGCAAGATGCTTCAACCTGAGGATGTGGCCCACGTGGTGGCCATGCTGGTTACCCAGGCGCCGCGCTCCTTCGCCAGCGAGATTGTCCTCCGGCCCACGCAGAAACCCTAA
- a CDS encoding YtxH domain-containing protein yields the protein MSENSGGNAFLWFLAGLGIGAIAGVLYAPRSGKETRDAILERAEEGREYVITRGKHAREQVNDWVDRGREVLGKQKEQINAAMDAAKQSYREASAEASHKK from the coding sequence ATGTCAGAGAACAGTGGCGGCAACGCTTTCCTGTGGTTCCTGGCGGGACTGGGAATCGGCGCCATCGCCGGCGTGTTGTACGCGCCGCGCTCCGGAAAGGAGACCCGCGACGCTATTCTGGAGCGGGCCGAGGAAGGGCGCGAGTACGTCATCACCCGCGGCAAGCACGCCCGCGAGCAGGTGAACGATTGGGTGGACCGCGGCCGCGAGGTCCTGGGCAAGCAGAAGGAGCAGATCAACGCCGCCATGGACGCCGCCAAGCAGAGCTATCGTGAGGCCAGCGCCGAGGCTTCTCACAAGAAGTAA
- a CDS encoding protein kinase has protein sequence MVGRTIAHYRVLSKLGSGGMGVVYEAEDTRLGRHVALKFLPQKMTEDPRALERFQREAQAASRLNHPNICTIYDVGEFENQPFIAMELLDGVSLKDRLREKPMDLAQVLDIGIQLADALDAAHAQGITHRDLKPGNIYLTQRGQAKILDFGLAKLAPEHRLVKEHAGGSLDSDEALTTTDIIPGTAFYMSPEQARGEEIDTRSDLFSLGVVLYEMATGDKPFYASNTVMTLDAVLHNRPMSPLKLNPSLPVGFEAIAGRALEKRRDKRFQTAAELRAELQRLKHDSEAGMTTAALGVRPLVAPARSVFRGVSLSQTYLLFGLAGVVVMLLVVLTLYWIKHARSGPAANNTIAVLPFQNVTQDPGIDYLRFALADETVNVLTHTRSLEVRPLASSRQYTEPNLDPAQVGRELRVANVLAGHYVREGKSLRVTLEDVDVRKNQIAWQGSFEVGVQDMTAVQRQLGVQIRQGLLPAVGVTAAPGESSTRPRNSAAYDFYLRSAAMSHDPVPNKQAVALLERAVGLDPYYAPAWEALGRRYYWDASYSGGGQAVFDRSSGAYERALALDPNLVTAAAHLTENWVEAGELDKAYLEAEALVRRRPESAEAHFTLAYVLRYAGLLGESARECDVALGLDPANFYFRSCTFAFAETGQTQRAADYLRLDAGSDFSLSVMPSVLLRAGRVDEARQALGKMPDNPAWYRGLLQACLESRPDAEIGRLVGQAGPALMAERDPEMKYYQGSLLAWCGQRDAALGLLRSAVDQNYCATAALDSDPLLAKLRGAPEFGELRRASADCQQKFLAARQKEQPQP, from the coding sequence TTGGTCGGCCGCACCATAGCCCACTACCGGGTCTTGAGCAAGCTGGGAAGTGGGGGCATGGGCGTGGTCTACGAGGCCGAGGACACCCGCCTGGGCCGCCACGTCGCCCTCAAGTTCCTGCCGCAGAAAATGACCGAGGATCCACGCGCCCTGGAGCGCTTCCAGCGCGAAGCCCAAGCCGCTTCCCGCCTCAACCATCCCAATATCTGTACCATCTACGACGTCGGCGAGTTCGAGAACCAGCCCTTCATCGCCATGGAACTTCTGGACGGCGTCAGCCTGAAGGACCGCCTGCGCGAAAAACCGATGGATCTGGCGCAGGTGCTCGACATCGGCATCCAGCTCGCCGACGCACTCGATGCCGCGCACGCCCAGGGCATCACCCACCGCGACCTCAAGCCCGGCAACATCTATCTGACCCAGCGCGGCCAGGCCAAGATCCTCGATTTCGGCCTGGCCAAGCTGGCTCCCGAACATCGCCTGGTGAAGGAGCACGCCGGTGGCAGCCTGGACAGCGACGAGGCCCTGACCACCACCGACATCATCCCCGGCACCGCCTTCTACATGTCGCCGGAGCAGGCTCGCGGTGAGGAGATCGACACCCGCTCCGACCTCTTCTCCCTGGGGGTGGTGCTCTACGAGATGGCCACGGGGGACAAGCCTTTCTACGCCAGCAATACCGTGATGACGCTGGACGCGGTGCTGCATAACCGCCCCATGTCGCCTCTGAAGCTGAACCCCTCGCTGCCGGTGGGCTTCGAGGCCATCGCCGGCCGCGCCCTGGAGAAGCGGCGCGACAAGCGCTTCCAGACCGCCGCCGAGTTGCGCGCTGAGCTGCAGCGGCTGAAGCACGACTCGGAAGCCGGCATGACCACGGCGGCGCTGGGCGTGCGTCCCCTGGTGGCCCCGGCGCGCAGCGTCTTCCGCGGCGTCAGCCTCAGCCAGACTTACCTGCTGTTCGGACTGGCGGGCGTGGTGGTCATGCTGCTCGTGGTCCTGACCCTCTACTGGATCAAGCACGCGCGCAGCGGGCCGGCCGCCAACAACACCATCGCCGTGCTTCCCTTTCAGAACGTCACCCAGGACCCCGGCATCGACTACCTGCGCTTCGCCCTGGCCGACGAGACCGTGAACGTGCTCACGCACACGCGCTCGCTGGAAGTAAGGCCGCTGGCTTCCTCGCGTCAGTACACCGAGCCCAACCTCGATCCCGCCCAGGTCGGCCGGGAGTTGCGGGTGGCCAACGTGCTCGCCGGCCATTACGTCCGCGAGGGAAAGAGCCTCCGGGTCACGCTGGAGGACGTGGACGTGCGCAAGAACCAGATCGCGTGGCAGGGATCGTTCGAGGTCGGAGTGCAGGACATGACCGCGGTGCAGCGGCAGTTAGGGGTGCAGATCCGCCAGGGCCTGCTGCCCGCCGTCGGGGTCACGGCCGCGCCCGGGGAGTCCTCCACGCGGCCGCGCAATTCCGCCGCCTACGATTTCTATCTGCGCAGCGCAGCCATGTCGCATGATCCCGTCCCCAACAAGCAAGCCGTGGCCCTGCTGGAGCGTGCCGTGGGACTGGATCCCTACTACGCTCCCGCCTGGGAGGCGCTGGGTCGCCGCTACTATTGGGACGCCAGCTACTCCGGAGGCGGACAGGCCGTGTTCGACCGCTCCAGTGGCGCCTACGAGCGCGCCCTCGCCCTGGACCCCAACCTGGTCACCGCCGCGGCTCACCTCACGGAGAACTGGGTGGAGGCGGGCGAGCTGGACAAGGCCTATCTGGAAGCCGAGGCGCTGGTCCGGCGCCGTCCCGAGAGCGCCGAGGCCCACTTCACCCTGGCCTACGTGCTGCGCTACGCGGGCCTGCTGGGCGAGTCGGCGCGGGAGTGCGATGTCGCCCTGGGCCTCGATCCCGCCAACTTCTACTTCCGCTCCTGCACCTTCGCTTTTGCGGAGACGGGCCAAACCCAGCGCGCGGCCGATTACCTCCGCCTGGATGCAGGTTCCGACTTCTCGCTCAGCGTGATGCCTTCGGTGCTGCTGCGGGCCGGCCGGGTGGACGAGGCCCGGCAGGCGCTCGGCAAGATGCCCGATAACCCCGCTTGGTACCGCGGCCTGCTGCAGGCCTGCCTGGAGTCGCGCCCGGACGCCGAGATCGGCCGCCTGGTGGGCCAGGCAGGGCCGGCGCTCATGGCGGAGCGCGATCCCGAGATGAAGTACTACCAGGGCTCGCTGCTGGCCTGGTGCGGCCAGCGCGATGCCGCCCTGGGGCTGCTGCGCAGCGCGGTGGACCAGAACTACTGCGCCACCGCTGCCCTGGACTCCGACCCCCTGCTGGCCAAGCTGCGCGGCGCCCCAGAGTTCGGGGAGCTGCGCCGCGCCTCCGCCGACTGCCAGCAGAAGTTCCTGGCTGCCCGGCAGAAGGAGCAACCCCAGCCCTAG